The Abyssisolibacter fermentans DNA window AGATAAAAAAATGGATGTCTAAGATTATTTTGAGACGCCCATTTTTTATATTATAGATTTTTTAACGCTAAATCAAAGCCTTCACCTAAAACTTCATGAACATAATGTACAGATACAAAAGCATGTTGATCAACTGATTTTATATAATTTTTCAATTGTATGTATTCTCTTCTATTTAATACAACATTAATGATGTTTTTATTATTGTTTGAAAAGCCTCCAACCGCTTTATAAAGAGTAGTACCTCTTTCAAGTTCATTAATAATAAAGTCATTTATTTTACTATTTTCATTACTTACAACAACAACATTTATTTTTGCTTTTAATTGGGCAATAAACTTATCTATTAATAGAGCATTAGTTATAATGCCTAATAAAGCGTATAATCCTAATTTTATACCAAAAACTAAGCCTGCTGAAAGAGTTATTAAGAAATCAGATAGTAACAACGCCTTGCCAATTTCAATATTTGTAAATTTATTTATAATCTTTGCAACAATATCTGTACCACCAGTAGATGCATTTTGAAAAAACACAATCCCCATTCCAATGCCTTGAATTAATATACCAAAAATTAGATTCAGTAAGATATCATCTACAAGTGGTTTTGTAAGAGGTGATATTTTTCCTAAAAATGATATCATACCCGTTAGTAAAAAACTACAATAAATAGTGTAACCACCAAAATCTTTACCAATAATTAAAAACGCAAGTGTGAATAGTATAATATTTGAGATAAACATAATAATGTCAATATGAATATATGGAAATAAATGATTTATAACCATTGCAAGTCCTGTTATTCCACCAACAGCTAAATTTGCAGGTATCAAGAAATAGTATAGTCCTACTGCCATTATTGTTATTCCTAAATTAATTAATAAAAATTTATAAACTTTTTTCTCCATCTTTTTCACCATCACTTATTATTTTTTGAACATCTACTATTAGATCTACTGGAAATATACAGAACACAAAAAACTAGCACAAAAATGGCTAGTTTACTCACAACTATAAACCTTTCATTTAGAAAAGGGGTGACTAAAACAAAGTTGAAAAACTATTCTACTGAAATTTAACACTTGCTCATCCTCGTGAGTAATAATTAGTGCCCTTATTATTGGCAGGTCTCCTGACTTAGGAATCAACGTATCTTATACCTTCCCATACATTTTAGTACAGTGGTTGCAACAAGACACTATCCATTACAGTGGCGGGACCGTGTTGGAATTAAACCAAACTTCCCTATTAAGTAAATAATAAAATTATATAATTTTATTTTTACACCAATAATACCTATGAAATTGTAAGAATTACTAATTAAGAAATCGTTCTCTCAAAGTATATATTAAAAGAAATATAACGTCAAGAAATTAATCAGAATATCTTTTATTCCTTTTAAAATAAAAACCCCTTGCAAGGATTATGATATATTTGCAAGAGGTTTTGAGTTATATTTAATCTATTTTTACTAATATTGTCCAATGGAATTAAGGTATTTAGTTATGCTGAGATTTTTAGCATGTTCTATTTCAACAACTTTTTCTTCAACTTCAGCTAATTTCTCGCTGGCTGATAGGACTTCCATTATAGT harbors:
- a CDS encoding YitT family protein, yielding MVKKMEKKVYKFLLINLGITIMAVGLYYFLIPANLAVGGITGLAMVINHLFPYIHIDIIMFISNIILFTLAFLIIGKDFGGYTIYCSFLLTGMISFLGKISPLTKPLVDDILLNLIFGILIQGIGMGIVFFQNASTGGTDIVAKIINKFTNIEIGKALLLSDFLITLSAGLVFGIKLGLYALLGIITNALLIDKFIAQLKAKINVVVVSNENSKINDFIINELERGTTLYKAVGGFSNNNKNIINVVLNRREYIQLKNYIKSVDQHAFVSVHYVHEVLGEGFDLALKNL